Genomic DNA from Haloarcula marina:
CATCAACTACCGTAGTTGCCACTCTCCGGCACCTGCGGCCATCCACAGCGATTGAATGGAAGACCATATACGCCAGCCATGAATACGTATTCGCCGCCACAAATGACCGGATTACGGCCAGCCGATAGATGGGGTATCGACCGACAGACGGACGCTGTCGGCGGGAGGACCGAGGAATGAGCGACGCGGACTTTTCCGCCGACGAACTCACACTCCCGATAAAGCGCACCGACGGGGAGACCCTCGAAGACCGACTGACGGGCAACGCCTACAACAACATCCTGCCCGCTCGCTATCTCCGGAAGGACTCCAACGGCGACCTCGTCGAAGCGCCGGAGGACCTCTTCGAACGAGTCGCGAAGAACATCGCCCTCGCCGAGGCCGTCTTCGAGGCCAACCAGCACGACATCGACGTGACGGTCACGCCGGACCAACTCAAGCCCGACCACCCGCGACGTGACGAACTCGCCGCCGAAGTGTTCGGGAAGGGGACCACGGCCGAGGACGACGCCGAAACGACCCTCTCGGTGTACAACGTCAACAAGTTCGCCTACGACACCGTCGTCCCCGAACTCCCCGCGGACGTACGGGACCACGTCGAGGAGATGGCCGACGCGTTCCAGTCGCAGATGGAACAGCTCTCCTTCATGCCGAACTCGCCGACGCTGATGAACGCCGGCGACGAACTCCAACAGCTCTCGGCCTGTTTCGTCGACTCGCCCGGCGACGATATCGACGACATCCACCAGACCGCCAAGGAAGCCGCACAGGTGTTCCAGTCCGGCGGCGGAATGGGCTACGCGTTCTGGAAGCTTCGCCCGTACGGCGACCCCGTCGGCTCTACGGGCGGCATCGCCTCCGGCCCTATCACGTTCATGCGGACCTACGACCAGATGTGCGAGACCATCGCGCAGGGTGGCGCACGCCGCGGTGCCCAGATGGGCGTCATGCGCGTCTCCCACCCCGACGTCATCCAGTTCATCCACGCGAAGAACAAGGACGTCTCGCTGGCGGAGACGCTCCGCCTGAACGACCCCGACGACTTCACCCACAACTCCTTCGCCGAAGCGCTGGAAGAGGCCCGCGAACTCATCGACGAGGACGGGAAGGTGCCCAAGCACCTCCGGAACGCCGTCGAGGGCCACCTGTCGAACTTCAACATCTCTGTCGGTATCACCGACGGCTTCATGGATGCCCTCCAGAACGGCGAGGAGTTCACGTTCACCAACCCGCGCACCGAGGAACCCCACGTCGCCACCCCTGAGACGGAGGAACTGTACGAGATGTTCGACCTCGGCGAGTACGTCGAGGCCGGTGAAATCCTCTCCATCCCCGCCGACAAACTCTGGGAGCGCATCGTCGAAGGCGCCCACGAGAACGGCGAACCGGGCGTCATCTATCTCGAACGCGTCAACAAGCAGCACTCCTTCGACGTGGAGAAACACCCCGACCACCAGATTCTCGCGACCAATCCGTGCGGCGAACAGCCGTTGGAGGAGTACGAGGCCTGTAACCTCGGTCACATCAACCTCTCGACGCTCGCCGCGACGGACGCTCCGGACTACCGGGTCTGGGCCGAGGAACACGCCGACGAGTACCCCACGCAGGCGGCCGCTATCGACGCGTTCCTCGACGAGGCACTCGACTGGGACGAGTTCGACCACCGCATCGAACTCGGGACGAACTTCCTCGAGAACGTCGTCACGATGTCCGACTTCCCCGTCGAGAAAATCGAGGAGAAGGTCCGCGAGATGCGCAAAATCGGGCTGGGCATCATGGGACTGGCACAACTCTACATCCAGTTGGGCGTCGAGTACGGCTCCGACGAGGCCAACGAAATCGCCCGACAGGTCATGCGCCACATAAACCACGGCTCGAAGGCCGCCAGCCGCCAACTCGCAGAGGAGCGCGGCACCTTCGATGAGTGGGACAACTCCAAGTACGCCAACCCGACCGAGTACCGGGAGTGGTTCGAGAAGCAGACCGGCGAGGACGCCGACGACTGGGCCGACGGCTACCCCATCCGCAACCACAACACGACGACCATCGCGCCGACCGGCACCACCTCGATGATCGGGAACACCACCGGCGGGTGTGAACCCATCTACAACGTCGCCTACTACAAGAACGTCTCCGACGACGTGCAGGGCGACGAGATGCTCGTCGAGTTCGACGACTACTTCCTCCGCGCCTTAGAGGAGAACGGCATCGACGTCGACGCCGTCAAAGAAGAGGCCCAAGAGCAGATGGCGAACAACGAGTTCGACGGCGTCACCGGTCTCTCGACGGTGCCGGACGCCATCGGCGAACTGTTCGTCACGACCGGCGACCTCTCCGCGCAGGACCACGCGGGCGTGCAGGTCGCCTGTCAAGAGGGCGTCGACTCCGCCATCTCGAAGACGGTGAACGCCCCGAACGACTCCACCGTCGAGGACGCCGCCGAAGTGTTCGAGTACATCTACGACCACGGCGGCAAGGGCGTCACCTACTACCGCGACGGCACGCGCTCGAAGCAGGTGCTGACCACGCGCGCCCAGAACGCCGAGTTCGCGGACATGGACGCCGAGGAGATGGTCGCCCAGATAGAGGAGATGTTCGGCGGCATCGAAGGCTTCCTCGAAGACGACGCCGTGCAGGCGGCGCTCGACGAGTCCGTCGAGGAGATGCTGTCGGTCGCCGACGGCGAGCAGAGCGAGTTCGCCCGCAAGGCCAACCGTCCGGACGTGCTCCACGGCGTCACCCAGCGCATCGACACCGGCTACGGGAAACTGTACGTCAACATCAACGAGGACCCCGAGGCAGAGCGACCGTTCGAACTGTTCGCCAACATCGGCAACTCCGGTGGCTTCACCGCCTCGTTCACCGAGGCGCTGGCGAAGACCATCTCGACGGCGCTCCGGTCGGGCGTCGACCCCGAGGAGATAGCCGACGAACTACAGGGCATCCGCTCGCCGAAAGTCGCGTGGGACAAGGGCGAACAGATTCAGTCCATCCCCGACGCCATCGGCACGGCCCTGCGCCGCTATCTCGACGGCGAAGTCGACAAGGCCTACCCGCAACAGGTCACGCTCGAAGAGACGGCCGAGGACGAAGAGGACGAGGCGGAACGCGGCGCGTCCGCGTCCACCCAGACCGACGGCGGTCCGCAGGCCGCCGAGAGTCCGAACGCCGACGCTGGTCCGGACGCCGGGTCCGCGACGGCCGGTGACCAGCAGGAACTCATCGACGCCGGCGAGAGCCCCGAGTGTCCCGACTGCGGGTCGCTCTCGCTGTACTACTCGGAGGGCTGCAAGACCTGCGAGTCCTGTGGCTGGTCCGAGTGCTGAATCGCTGACGAACCGACTCCCCGCGGCCAGACGGAGCGTGTGACACCGGAGCCCGTTTCGCCCGACTGCGCGCGGTTCGATTTTTCACTCGACGACTTCGTAGACGCCCGAGACGCTCGTCTCGCGGACGGTCACGGACAGTTCCTCACCTTCCTCGGCGGCCGTCTCGGCGACGAGCGTCACCGGTTCGATTGGCTCGCGTCGGAGGAAGGCGACGACGCGTTCGAACCACGAGGGGCGGCCGCCCTTCCGGCAGACGAGGATGTAGCGCGACTCGGCGAGCGAGCGGAGGTCGGGGTCTAACTCGTACTCGTCGGCGTCCGCGGGCGCGACGACGTGGATGACCTCGCCAACTATCGTCTCGGTCATACCGGCGTCTGGTGGGCGAGAAGGATGTGTGTTGTCTCTGACGGCGACAGCACCGCTATGCTGTCACGGGTCGAAGGTGGAGTATGCCGCCCGGAACTATCGTCCTCTACGTCGCCACGAGTTTGGACGGGTACGTCGCGACGCCAGACGGGGGCGTAGCGTGGTTAGACGAGTTCGACACGAGCGAGCGCGCGGGCGGCGGTGACGAGGAGACCGGTGACGACGACGAACGGGGCGGCTACGACGCGTTCTTCGCCGACGTGGACTGTCTCGTCGTGGGGTCGCGGACCTACGAGCAGGTACTGGGCTTCGGCGACTGGCCCTACGCCGACCGGCCGACGTACGTCGCGACCAGTCGGGACCTGCCGCGGGCGACCGACCACGTCGAACTGGTCGACGGCGACGTGGCCGAACTCGCCGGTTGCCTCCGACGCGAGTACGACACTGTGTGGCTCGTCGGCGGCGCGGCACTCGCACAGTCGTTCCTCCGCGAGGGGGTCGTCGACCAGATACGGCTGAACGTCGTCCCGCTACTGCTGGGCGACGGTATCCCGCTGTTCGGCGACGGACCGCGTCGGTCGCTGGACCTCGTCGAGACGACGCGCTATCCCAGTGGTATCGTCGAACTGTGCTACGACGTGGGAACCGAGTAACGCGAACTCAGGCGAACTCCTGTCTGACCCACCCCGACGGCCCGCTGGGATAGGCCTTCGACTCCGTCTCGGGTTGGACCCGACCCTCGTCGTCGACCATCCGGACGACGACGGTGTGGCCGCCGCTCGGAGCGGCGTACGCGTATTCCCACTGCCGCCACGCGTCCGCGGCGACGCCCTCGCCGTCGACGCTCGGGAGCGGTTCGGAGAGGGACGCCTCGGTCCACGTCACACCGCCGTCGGTAGACACCTCGACGCTGGAGACGCCGTCGAGGCCGCCGTAGGCGTGCCCGCCGAGGCGTCGACGGCCGTCGTCGGTGTCCTCGCGGTAGTGGAGTTTGGCGACCGGGTTCACGGGTCCGGTACCCTGCCAGCCGCGTTTCTCCCAATAGCCCTCCGCCTCCCGGTCGAGAATCTCGATTTCGGTGAGCCACTTGACGTTGACCTCGCCCCAGTGGCCGGGCACCAGCGCGCGGACGGGGTAGCCGTGGCCCCGCGGGAGGACCGTCCCGTTCATGCCGTAGACGAGCATCCCGCCCCGAAGCGCGTCGATGGGGAACTCCTCGAAGTAGCCGTCGGCCGCCCGGAGCATCACGCACTCACACCCGCTCTGTATCCCGGCCTCGTCGAGCAACTGGTCGACGGGAACGCCGGTCCACAGCGCCGTGTCCATCTTCTTGCCGTTGAGTTTCTCGCCGACGCACCGAAGCGTCGAGAACTGGTTCTCGGCGGGCATCTCCCGGAGTTCGTCGTAGTCGAGCGTGAGTTCCCGTTCGACCGCGCCGGTCACCGAGAGCGTCCACGAATCGGCGTCGACCTCCGGGTCGATGGAGTTGATGTCCACCTCGAAGAAGCGCTCGCTGACCAGCGGGTCCAGTCCGTCCAGGTCCAGCGACCGTTCGGCGGCCACGTCGAGTTTCGCCTCGATATCTTCGCGGTCGGCGCCCGGGGCCGTGAGTCTCGGCGCGTCTCTGGCGGTCGCGGTGGGCGTCCGACGCGTTCCGACGCTGTAGCCGAGCGCCGTCGCACCGAGGGCGACGCCGATGGTCGAGAGGGCTCGACGGCGTTTCGAGGAGATTGGCGGGGTCGTCTTCCCGAGGGCGTCGAGTCCCTGCGCGAGGACGACGACGGCGGCCGCGGGGAGCGCCGCGCCCGCCGCGAGGACGAGTTCGCCCGTCAGCGCGACGCCGACGACCCACGTGAGGAGCGCCGTGCCGACGCCGGGAAGCAGGCGGTTGTTGGCCTCCTGCCCGACGAGGATGGCCGCCCGCGCCGCGAGTGCGATGAACAGGCCGACGATGGCGACGGCGGTCAGCAGATTCAACTGCTGGCCCACGCTCCCCAGCGTCGTGATGGCGAAGGAGACGACCACGCCGGGCATCTGCCGCGCCAGCGTCCGCTCGACCGGCGATGCGAGAAAGGCCGGGGTGTATCCCGTGACGGCGTACGACCCCGCGAGGCCCGCCAATCCCGCGGCGACGGCGACGAGCAACTGCCCACCTCGTGAATCCAGCAAGTCCTGTCCCATACGAGAGTGAGGCGCTACCCGGCAAAAGGCGTTGTTCCAACGGAGTACCAAATTCCCCCCAAAGAGCGAAAGCGGCCGCCGCCGAACACCGGGTATGAGCGACGATACCGGCGGGCGGCCGTGTCCGATGTGTGACCGCCCGATGTACCACCGCCACTGTAAGTACGTCTGCCCCGAACACGGCGTCGTATACGACTGCGCTGACACGTTCTACTGAGCGGTGTCGCGGATTTATTGTGGTTGAACCGCATCTCTTGGAACAATGAGTAGGGATGGCGAGATTCGCGTCCTCCACGTCGACGACGACACGGAGTTCGCGGAGATCGCCGCACTGCACCTGGAACGTGTCGACGACGACATCTCCCTGGTGACTGAACCGAACGCCTACGACGGCCTGGACCGTCTCCGTTCCGAGTCCATCGACTGCGTCGTGAGCGACCACGACATGCCCGAGATGAACGGACTGGAGTTTCTGAAAGCCGTTCGTGCGGAGTTCCAAGAACTCCCGTTCGTCCTCTTTACCGGGAAGGGAAACGAGGAGATAGCCAGCGACGCCATCTCGGCGGGCGTGACCGAGTATCTCCAGAAGGGCGTCGGGACCGACCAGTACACCGTCCTCGCGAATCGAATCAGGCGAGCGGTGGGCGAGAAGCGGGCGAAAGCCGCCTTAGAGGAATCCGAGCGACAGCTCTCGACGCTCATCTCGAACCTCCCCGGCATGGTCTACCGCGCCCGCAACGAATCCGGATGGCCCATGGAGTTCGTCAGCGAGGGAGCCGCGGACCTCGTCGGCTACGACGCCGCCGCCATCGAATCTGGCGAGGTGTCGTGGGGAAGCCTCGTCGACGACGACGACGCCGACCGCCTCTGGGAACAGGTCCAGACGTGTATCGCGGCCGACGAACCGTTCGAGGTCACCTACGCCGTCGAGACCGCCGACGGCGAGACGCGATGGGTCTGGGAACGCGGACGGGTCGTCGATACGGACGACGGCATCGAACTGCTGGAGGGGTTCATCACCGACATCACCGCGCGCCGGGAACGCGAGCACGAAGTCGACCGGGAACGCCGGTTCACCGAGACCCTCATCGACGCCATCGACGACGCGTTCTACGTCATCGACCCCGACGGCGAACTGATTCGCTGGAACGACACCGTCGCGGCGGTGACCGGGTACGGCCACGAGGAAATCACGTCGATGAACACCCTCGATTTCGTCCCCGAGGAGTGTCACGACCGTATCACCGACGCCATCGCCGATACGTTGGACACCGGTCACACGAAGTTCGAAGTTCCCATCGAGACGAAGGCGGGCGAGCACATCCCCTACGAGTTCCGCGGGTCGCTCATCGAAGACGCCGACGGGGGCGTGCTGGGTATCGCCGGTATCGCGCGGGATGTCACGGAACGGAAGGCCCGTGAACGGAAACTGAGAGAGTACGAGACGCTCGTCGAGAACGTCGGCGACCCGATGTACGTGCTCGACGAGACGGGGCGTATCGAGATGGCGAACCGAGAGATGGCGGCGTATCTCGGCACGGAACGCGGGGAACTCCTCGGGACGCCAGCACGGAAGTACATCGCCGACCCGGACCACGAACGGGGTACGGAACTCGTCGACCGCCTCTTCTCGAACCCCGACGAGTCGTGGGTCACCTACGAAATGACGGTGACGACGGCCGACGGGGAAACCCGCCGGGCCGAGAACAAACTGGCCGTGCTGACCGACGACGACGGGCGACTCACCGGGTCGGTCGGCGTCGTCCGCGACATCACCGACCGGACGGCCCGGGAGCGCAAACTCGAACAGTACGAGACGCTCGTCGAGAACGTCGGCGACGCGATGTACGTCCTCGACGCCGATGGGACGATACGGATGGTCAACGACGCCATGGCGGCCCATCTGGGGTACGACCGCGAGGAAATCGTCGGCTCGGACCCGACGCGGTTCATGTCACCCGAGGACGTGCGGACGGCGAGCGACCGCATCCAACAGTTGGTCGACGACCCGGACCGGACGTGGGACACCTTCGAGATGGAGACCATCGACGTCGACGGGAACCGAGTCGTCAACGAGGACAAGGTCGCGCCCCTGTTCGACGGGGACGGCGAGTTCGTCGGGTCGGTGGGCGTCATCCGCGACATCACCGACCGGCGGGAGCGCGAACGTGACTTAGAGCGGTACGAGACGATAGTCGAAGCCGTCGGCGACCCCGTCTACGCGCTGGACGACGACGGCGTGTTCACCTTCGTCAACGAGGCCATGGAACCGATGACCGGGTACGGCCGGGACGAACTCGTCGGTCAGCGCATCGACATCATCATGACCGACGAGGACGTCGAGCGCGGGGACGACCTCATCCAGGAACTGCTGGACGACCCCGAAACCGACACCGGCACGTTGGAGATGCACCTCGTCACGCGCTGGGGCGAGACGATTCCCTGCGAGAACAACCTCGCGCTCCTCCCGTCGGCCGACGGCGAGTTCACCGGGACGGCGGGCGTCATCCGCGACATCGCCGAGCGAAAGGAGCGCGAACAGCGCCTCTCGGAGTTCGCCTCGGTCGTCAGCCACGACCTCAGAAATCCGCTCAACGTCGTGCAGGGCCGCCTCTCGCTGGCCCAGCAGACCGGCGACACCGGCCACCTCGGCGACGCATCGGCCGCCGCCGAGCGGATGGAGCAACTCATCGACGACCTGCTGACGCTGGCGCGACAGGGCCAGAGCGTCGGGACGACGGAGACAGTCGACATCGCCACCGTCGCGGAGCGAGCGTGGGCCAGCGTCCAGACGGAAGAAGCGGCCCTCGTCTCGGGGGCGACAGACACCATCGAGGCCGACCCAGACCGTCTTCGGGAACTGTTCGAGAACCTGTTTCGGAACGCGACCGACCACGGGGCCGAAGACGTGGTCGTCACGGTCGGATTGTTGGACGAGTTCGCGGGCTTCTACGTCGCCGACGACGGCCCCGGCATCCCCGAAGCAGACCGTGACCGCGTGTTCGAGCGCGGGTACACGACCAGCGAGAACGGGACCGGATTCGGACTCGCCATCGTCGAAGACATCGCGGAGGCGCACGGGTGGACGCCCGCGGTGACGGTGAGCGACGACGGCGGCGCGCGCTTCGAGTTCAGGACGACTCCGGCCGACCGCTGAAGTGTCGGTACGTCGGCCCAGCCAACACCAGCACCGCCATCGCGCCGAACAGCGCCAGCAGGTGCGGGAGCGCGTCTATCGAGAGGCCCGTCAGCGTCAGCGACCGCATCGACGCCCCGGCGAGCACTTCGACGACGACCCACGGAATCTCGCCAACGAAGGTCCCCACGACGAACGCCCGCGTCGACACGTCCGCGAAGCCAGCCCCGTAGGACACCGGGTCCGCCGGGACCGGCGAGAGCCGTGCCGCGAGGACGCCGCGCGTCTCGCCCGTGACTTCGATGATGCGCTGTCCCGAGTCGCTGAGCCGACCGAACACGCCGCCCTGCTCGCCCGCCCGCAGGGCGAACCGATACGGGATGAGGCAGGTGACGAGCGCCCCCATCAGCGCCACCGGGATGCCGTACTCGACGCCGAGGACGAATCCGACGAACGCCGAGAGCGGCATCGTCGGCCACGCGAACAGCGGCCGAATCAGGTACAGAAAAACGATGAGGGCCGCCATGTACACGGGATGGTCGGCGAGGTGCATCGCCTCGTGGATGAGTCGCGCCGGTGAGAGAAACAGAGCCGCGACGGCGAGAACGACGGCGAGCGCGCTCGTACCCACCAGTTGGTGCTTTACGAGGCGGTCCATCTGTCCGTGAGAGCGACCCGGACGGGCAAACCTCTTGTGGTAAGGATTAATCCGGTGGCCGACGACCCACCGGCGTGGACGACGCCGACTCGGACCGCGACCCCGTCGAACTCGGGGTCGAACTGCTCGCGCACCTCGAACACGACTCGCTGTCGGTCGCCGAGGCGATGGACCGAATCGAGACGGTGACCACGAACCCCGGCCTCCAGCGCGAGATTCTCGACACCGCGGCCATGCGTGGCATCATCGACCGCGAAGACGGACTCGTTCGACCGCGCTCTCGCGGGACCTACGTGAGTTTCGAGGCGGACGTGGTCGTCAAGGACGGCGACTTCTCGTGTGAGCGCTGCGGCGCGGGCATCTCGACCGGCCACTTCGTCCAGTTCGACGGCGGCGAGTTGGGGCCGTTCGGGTCGACGTGCATCAGGAAAGTGCTCGGCCGAGAGTAGCGCGTCTGAAAAAGTGCGCCGACGGGAGTTCAGCGACCCTGCCGAAGCTCTTTGATGAGCGTCTGTATCGTCTGTTCCTGCCGGTCCAGCCGCTCGTTCTGCCGCTCGATTACGGCTGTGAGGTCCGCGACCTGCTGTTCGAGCGCCGCGATGTCGGGGTCTGCGTCGGTGTCGGTGTCGGTGTCGGTGCTCGTTTCGACCTCGTCGATGGCCGCCTGCTGGGTCGCCGACTGGGCGCTCCCCGTCGTCGGGGCCGCCGCGTTCGCTTGGCCGCCGCCGTTGTCGGTCGCCGACTGCGTCGGTGTCTCCTCGCGTTGTTCGCTCTCTGTGTCCCCACTGACCAGCGGGTCGATGCCCGCGTCCAGCCCCAATCCGTCGTCCGATTCGTCGGACTCCTCGGATTCCGGCGACAGTTTCGCGTTCAGGTCCGCGAGCGAGGACACGTCGTGGAACGCGAACAGCGCGTCCTGTAGCACCTGTTTCAGCCGCGGGGCGTCCTCCGCCGGGGCCTTGATTCGCTCCGGGCGGTCGTTGACCGAGAGGACGATGGCCGTCGCGACGCTCCCCTCCTCGAAGTCGAGTCCCGTCACGTCCTCGAACGCGTACGCCTCGAAGTCGGCGTCCCACGTGACGCCGCCGAGGTGACGGAGGAGTTGGCTGTCGGTGACGACCAGCGTGAGTTCGCTGAATCGGAACACGCCTGCCACAGACTCCTCGCTCTCGATGACGTTCGAGACGGTCAGTTTCCCCTCCAGTAGCCGTTCGAGGACGGCCTCGCCGCGGCCGCCGGGGACGGTTAAATCGCGCTTCTCGTCGGTGTAGTACAGGGTGAACTTTATCTTGCGACGGCCCTCGGAGATGGTCAGTCGCTCGAAGTCGTGGGGGTAGGCAGTGACTTTCTCGTCGCTGAGCAACCCCTCGCCCCGGTAGACGAGGGTCCGGGTCGGCGTAAAGCAGACGGCGTCTTCGTCGCCGAGATTGACGCCGGCCCGAATCTCCTCGTCCCCAAGTTCGTCTTGGACGAGGTCTGGAATATCCATGTTGGGTGCATACTAACGTGATGACTTAAATCCGTGGGCCCCCCGACAACTCGTTGCCATGAGAGGAATCCACAGCCCCGAGGGAGATGAGAACCTTCAAGACGGCAAGCGGCCAACGACCGTATGCACCCGCGCCCGGGTGGCTTAGCTGGACATAGCGCCGCACTCATAGGGTCTTTTGACTCATGCGGTACCAACCGGCATGACCCGAGGGATGCTCGTCACATCCCGGACCTGGGTTATGCGGAGATCGAGGGTTCGGAGCCCTCCCCGGGCATACTTTATCCGTCGCTCACGTCGGCGAGCGACTGCTCGACCGCGCTGGTGGCTCCCGACGGTCACGAATCGGTGAGCGATAGCCACCGGTGGGTCGCCCTCGAGACGTGCTCAGTCGCCGCTCGTTCCGTCCCCGACATGGCCGAGAAGTGGTGGAATCCGGGTGCCGCTCACAGGGCCGTCGCGACGCTGACGTGCATCCCGACGAACCGCCACCCGTCCTCGCGGTGTTCGAGCGTCCCGCTCCACCGCGTCTCGAACTCGTAGCGCGTCTCGCCCGCTGTCCACGAGAGCGCCACGTCGTCGCTGAACCACGCGACGGACTTGCGCTCGGTGACGCGGAGCGCGTCGCTCTCGACGGTCCAGTCACTGGTCGAGGCCGTCTGGTCCCGCAGGCCCTCCTGAATCGCGTCGGCTCCGACGAGTCGCTCGGAGACCCCGAACTTCACGATTGGGTCGTCCGCCGCCCGGTCGTCGGCGAAGAAGGTATCCAGCGGCGCGCCCTGCCGAAGCGAGTCGTAGTAGTCTTGGACCGTCGCTCTCGCGTCCATAGCCCCGGTAGCCACCGGAGGGACTTACCCCTGTGGGGGCGGGTTTTCACCGGCCGGTCGAATTCCGACGGTTGCGCGCCGCACGCTACCGGGAACACGACGAGAGTACCGTCGAAAACGTACCGAATCCGGGAGCGAGGCCGAACGGTTACTCGCCGAGGCTCTCGAAGGCGCTCCGGAAGTCGTCGAACTCGGTGACGGCGTCGTCGGCCTGCTGACGGAGTCGCTCGACGCGGTGGCTAATCTCCTCGTACTCTTCGCGGGTCGCCAGTTCGGCGTGGCTCTTCTCGGCTTCGAGGGTTGCCTTCTTCGCGGCGACGGCGTAGTACTGCTGGATGTGGTCGTCGTACGTCGTGCGCGTGAGCATCTCCTCGACCATTCCCAGTAG
This window encodes:
- a CDS encoding DUF7115 domain-containing protein, giving the protein MDIPDLVQDELGDEEIRAGVNLGDEDAVCFTPTRTLVYRGEGLLSDEKVTAYPHDFERLTISEGRRKIKFTLYYTDEKRDLTVPGGRGEAVLERLLEGKLTVSNVIESEESVAGVFRFSELTLVVTDSQLLRHLGGVTWDADFEAYAFEDVTGLDFEEGSVATAIVLSVNDRPERIKAPAEDAPRLKQVLQDALFAFHDVSSLADLNAKLSPESEESDESDDGLGLDAGIDPLVSGDTESEQREETPTQSATDNGGGQANAAAPTTGSAQSATQQAAIDEVETSTDTDTDTDADPDIAALEQQVADLTAVIERQNERLDRQEQTIQTLIKELRQGR
- a CDS encoding nuclear transport factor 2 family protein, with amino-acid sequence MDARATVQDYYDSLRQGAPLDTFFADDRAADDPIVKFGVSERLVGADAIQEGLRDQTASTSDWTVESDALRVTERKSVAWFSDDVALSWTAGETRYEFETRWSGTLEHREDGWRFVGMHVSVATAL